A stretch of DNA from Agrobacterium cucumeris:
GCGATGCTGGAAGTGCCGTCGCTGATGTGGCAGCTCGATGAGCTGATGCAGGAGGTGGATTTCGTTTCCGTCGGTTCAAACGACCTGTTCCAGTTCTCCATGGCGGTCGATCGTGGCAATGCCCGGGTTTCGGATCGTTTCGACAATCTCGGCAAGCCATTCCTGCGCATTCTGCGTGATATCGTTCGCGCCGGCGAAAAGCACCACACATCGGTCACGCTGTGCGGCGAGATGGCGGGCAAGCCACTGACTGCCATGGCGCTGATCGGTCTCGGTTTCCGGTCGATTTCCATGTCGCCAACGGCAATCGGTCCGGTCAAGGCCATGCTGCTCGGGCTGGACGCGGCACGTCTTGCCGACGAGTTGAATGCCGCGCTTGACGATCATAATTCGCTGGAAAGCGGGCGCGAGGTGTTGTTACGCTTTGCTGCAGCGCATTCCATTCCCATTTAAAAGACTTATTTCATTATCGGAGTGACTGGTGGCGAAGCTTCCCGTCGAAAAAATGCGCGAGTTGGAAAGGCGTTTCGGAGAGATCGAAGCGCGGATGTCGGCTGGCCCGGCGGCAGATGTTTATGTGAAGCTGGCTTCGGAATATTCCGAACTGCAGCCGGTCGTGAACAAGATCCGCGATTACGAAAAGGCGATTGCCGAGGCTGCCGATCTCCAGGCGCTGCTCGCCGACAGGACGACCGACAGGGACATGCGCGATCTGGCGGAAATGGAGCTGCCGGAGGTCGAAGCCTGCATCGGTGAGCTAGAGAAGGACATGCAGGTCCTGCTGCTTCCCAAGGATGCGGCGGATGAAAAAAGCGCGATCCTTGAAATCCGTGCCGGCACAGGCGGCTCCGAAGCGGCGCTGTTTGCCGGCGATCTGTTCCGCATGTATGAGCGCTTCGCATCGACCAAGGGCTGGAAAGTCGAAGTCCTTTCCGCCAGCGAAGGTGAAGCGGGCGGTTATAAGGAAATCATCGCCACGATCAGCGGGCGAGGGGTGTTCTCCAAGCTGAAGTTCGAATCCGGTGTGCATCGCGTGCAGCGGGTACCGGAAACGGAAGCGAGCGGCCGTATTCACACCTCCGCTGCCACCGTCGCGGTGCTGCCGGAAGCGGAGGACATCGACGTCGAAATCCGCCCGGAAGATATTCGCATCGATACGATGCGCGCCTCGGGCGCCGGCGGTCAGCACGTCAATACCACCGACTCTGCCGTTCGTATCACCCATCTTCCGACGGGATTGATCGTCACCAGTTCGGAGAAATCCCAGCACCAGAACCGCGCCAAGGCCATGCAGGTTCTGCGTTCGCGTCTTTACGATATCGAGCGGCAGAAGGTGGATAGTGAACGCTCGGCGGACCGCAAAAGCCAGGTCGGTTCGGGTGACCGGTCAGAGCGCATCCGCACCTATAACTTCCCGCAGGGGCGGGTCACCGATCACCGCATCAACCTCACCCTCTATAAACTCGACAGAATGATCGAAGGTGAGATTGATGAGCTCGTGGATGCGTTGATCGCCGATTATCAGGCCGGCCAGCTGGCACTGCTTGGCGAACAGCAGCTTTGAGCGGCGCTGAGGGGACCGTTTCGACCGAACTTGCCGCTGCCCGCAAACGGCTGCAGGCGGCCGGTGTTGCCGATCCGCTTCTCGATGCGCGCCTGCTGATCGGTGAGGTTATTGCCTTTTCACTGACCGATTTCGTAATGAAGCCGGATCGGCCCCTTACGCAGGAAGAACAGGCCCGCATCGCTTCCATGATCGAAAGGCGGGCCGGGGGAGAACCCGTCCACCGCATCCTCGGTCACCGGGAATTTCACGGCCTCGATCTTCTGCTGTCGAAGGATACGCTCGAACCCCGTCCGGACACGGAGGTTCTGGTTGATACGCTGTTGCCGGCGTTAAAGGAGGCGGTTTCCCACAAGGGCAGCGCCCGCATTCTGGATCTGGGCACGGGCACGGGGGCGATCTGTCTGGCGCTTTTGAAGGAATGCCCTGACGCGACGGGTATCGGCAGCGATATTTCCACTGGTGCCTTGGAGACGGCTGCGAAAAACGCATCCAGAAACGGGCTCGAAACGCGTTTTGAGATCATGCAGAGCGACTGGTTCGAAAAAATCTCCGGCCGCTTTGACATAATTGTGTCGAATCCGCCTTATATAAGAAGCGATATCGTTACAACGCTCGACCGAGAGGTTCGTCATCATGATCCGATGGCGGCGCTGGACGGAGGTCAGGACGGCCTTGCACCGTACCGCCTTATTGCTGCCGACGCAGGCTGCTTTCTTGTGGAAAACGGGATCGTTGGTGTGGAGATCGGTTTCGATCAAAGGCTTGATGTTTCCACGATATTTGCTTCTAACGGTTTCTCTCTTGTGGAGGCCGTGAAGGATTATGGCGGCAACGACAGAGTTTTGATCTTCCGGAGATAGTTCTTCGCGATATGGCGGCGGATTTTTGCAGAGATATTTTGCACAGCAAAAGAAAAGGCTTGGATTTCCGCAGGAAGCGGGATAGTTTGCGGCCACATGCAGGGTGGCTGAGGACGAACGCAGATTCGTCAGGGTATGGGTCAGTCCCGAAGCGGGTTCTTTTGAGAGCCCTGAAAGGCTGGGCGTTTCCGGCATGTGAATCAGTAAACTTTGTTCGCAGGCGGCTCGGTGCAGCATTTGCGCGACCGGTCGTCACACGCGAGGTCTTGTCCGGGGTTATCTTCGGCAGGACGCGTGACGGAACAATTTCAGGAAAAATTTCCAGCGGTTTTCCGTCCGGAATTGCATGAAAATAACCAGATTGTCAGCAAAACAGAATTCAGGTGAGCAATTGATGAGGCCAGGACAGCAAAACAAGCGCGGCCGGGGGCGTGGAAGCAACAATAATAACAACAATAACAATGGTGGCGGTAATAACAACTTCAACCGCAAGGGCGGCAATCCGCTCACCAGGACTTATGACAGTTCCGGCCCCGATGTTAAGATTCGTGGTACAGCCCAGCACATAGCGGAAAAATACGCTGCCCTTGCCCGGGACGCGCAGAGTTCCGGCGACCGTGTGATTGCGGAAAACTATCTGCAACACGCTGAGCACTACAACCGCATCATTGCCACGGCTCAGGCCCAGATGCAGGAACGTTTCCAGCGCGACGATCGCGGTGAATATAATTCCGCCGAGACGGATGCCGACGATATGGATGGAAACGATGGCGACGACGGCGTCGTTGCATCGCAGCAGCATTCCGAACAGGTAGAGCGCGTCCAGCAGCCGGAGCGCCAGGAGCGCACTGAGCGGAGCGAGCCACGCCAGGAACGTCGCGAACGTCCCGACCGTCGTGAACGGCAGGAACGTCAGCCGCGCCAGCCGCAGGTCTCGGCCGAGCAGCAGCCACCGGTTTATGACGCCAGCCAGGCACCGCAGCCCGTCATCGAAGGTACGCCCATGGAAGTGGCCGTCGAGGAAGAGCAGCAGCAGGCGGAAGCACCCGCAACCGAACGTGCGCCAAAGACCCGCCGTGCCACGACCCCGCGCCCGCGTCGTCCGCGCCGTGCCGCGGCGGCGGAAGGTGCTGAAGGTGAAGACGCGCCCGCCGGTGAAGACGCAACACCGGCCACTCTTGAAAACGCTGCTGAATAAGCAGGGATTTCAGGCAGGCCGCGTCAAACACGCGGCCAACCACGCAATTGAAAAACTCCGGCTTGCCGGAGTTTTTTGTTTTTAGGGTTCAGATGGCAGGAGCCGTTGGCAGGCAAAGAGGGTGGTTGCGCGCCGGCAAACTGACGTCTGTCAAAACAGGCGAAAATTTCCCGAATGGCGGTTTTGCGCCCCTTTAAACCGATGAAAATGCCTCCCATATTCGTGCAGGAAGGACGCAAGCCGCATTCGCCGGCAACCGTCATTCGAGAGGCGGCGATCGTGAAATCCTTTAAACACGGCTGTCGTAGCGGGGCTTGCCTTTTGAGGGAGCCTCAACCCTAACACCCGGAGCCGTGCCGAAAGCGGGCGGGCCGGTCAATGGAGGTTCGACTATGAATATTGAAAAATACTCCGAACGCGTTCGCGGTTTTCTGCAATCGGCACAGACCTTTGCGCTTGCCGAAAATCATCAGCAGTTTTCTGCGGAACATGTTCTCAAGGTTTTGCTCGATGACGAGCAGGGCATGGCGGCATCGCTGATCGAGCGGGCTGGTGGCGACGCGAAAGAAGCGCGTCTTGCCAATGATGCCGCGTTGGCGAAATTGCCCAAGGTTTCCGGCGGCAATGGCGGCCTTTCGCTGACGGCGCCGCTTGCCAAGGTGTTTTCGACTGCTGAAGATCTTGCAAAGAAGGCAGGCGACAGCTTCGTTACCGTCGAGCGCCTTTTGCAGGCGTTGGCGATTGAAAGCTCTGCTTCCACTTCGGCTTCGCTGAAAAAGGCAGGCGCAACGGCGCAGGCTCTCAACCAGGTCATCAACGACATCCGCAAGGGCCGCACGGCCGATAGCGCCAATGCCGAACAGGGTTTTGACGCGTTGAAGAAATACGCGCGCGATCTGACGGAGGAAGCCCGCGAGGGTAAACTCGACCCTGTCATCGGCCGCGACGACGAAATTCGCCGTACCATTCAGGTCCTTTCGCGCCGCACCAAGAACAACCCCGTGCTGATCGGTGAACCGGGCGTCGGTAAAACGGCAATTGCCGAAGGGCTTGCGCTGCGCATCGTCAATGGTGACGTGCCGGAAAGCCTCAAGGACAAGAAGCTGATGGCGCTCGATATGGGCGCGCTGATCGCCGGTGCGAAATATCGCGGTGAATTCGAGGAGCGCCTGAAGGCCGTACTCAATGAGGTGCAGGCCGAAAATGGTGGCATCATCCTGTTCATCGATGAGATGCACACGCTGGTCGGTGCCGGCAAGGCCGATGGCGCGATGGATGCGTCCAACCTGCTGAAGCCCGCGCTTGCCCGTGGTGAACTGCACTGCGTTGGCGCCACCACGCTTGATGAATATCGCAAGCACGTGGAAAAGGACCCGGCCCTTGCCCGCCGTTTCCAGCCCGTGCTGGTGGATGAACCGACCGTGGAAGACACGATCTCGATCCTGCGTGGTCTGAAGGAAAAATACGAACAGCATCACAAGGTCCGCATCTCGGATTCGGCCCTGGTTGCGGCTGCAACGCTTTCCAACCGCTATATTACCGACCGGTTCCTGCCCGACAAGGCAATCGATCTGATGGACGAGGCCGCTTCGCGTCTTCGCATGCAGGTGGATTCCAAGCCGGAAGAACTGGACGAACTGGATCGTCGTATCATCCAGCTCAAGATCGAGCGCGAAGCCTTGAAGCAGGAGACGGACCAGTCCTCCGTCGATCGCCTTAAAAAGCTTGAAGACGAGTTGGCCGATACGGAAGAAAAGGCAGATGCGCTGACGGCACGCTGGCAGGCGGAAAAGCAGAAGCTCGGCCATGCCGCCGATTTGAAAAAGCGGCTGGACGAAGCCCGCAACGAACTGGCAATTGCCCAGCGCAACGGCCAGTTCCAGCGCGCCGGCGAGTTGACCTATGGCATTATTCCGGGCCTTGAAAAGGAACTGGCTGCGGCGGAAGCGCGTGACAGCAGCGGTGCCGGCTCGATGGTTCAGGAGGTGGTGACACCGGACAATATTGCCCATGTCGTTTCCCGCTGGACCGGCATTCCCGTCGACAAGATGCTGGAAGGTCAGCGCGAAAAGCTGCTGCGCATGGAAGACGAGCTTGCCAAGTCCGTTGTCGGGCAGGGCGAGGCCGTTCAGGCAGTTTCCAAGGCGGTTCGCCGTTCGCGTGCCGGCCTTCAGGATCCGAACCGCCCGATCGGCTCGTTCATCTTCCTTGGCCCGACCGGTGTGGGCAAGACCGAGCTGACGAAGTCGCTCGCCCGCTTCCTGTTCGACGACGAAACCGCGATGGTTCGCCTCGATATGTCGGAATATATGGAGAAACACTCCGTTGCCCGGCTCATCGGTGCGCCTCCCGGTTATGTCGGTTACGAAGAGGGTGGTGCCCTGACCGAAGCCGTTCGCCGCCGGCCCTATCAGGTCGTGCTGTTCGACGAGATCGAGAAAGCGCATCCGGACGTCTTCAATGTCCTGTTGCAGGTGCTGGATGATGGCCGCCTGACGGATGGCCAGGGCCGCACCGTCGATTTCAAGAACACCATCATCATCATGACCTCGAATCTCGGTTCGGAATTCATGACGCAGATGGGCGACAATGACGATGTGGATTCGGTTCGTGAACTGGTGATGGAGCGGGTCCGGTCGCATTTCCGGCCGGAGTTCCTCAACCGTATCGACGATATCATCCTGTTCCACCGCCTGCGGCGTGATGAAATGGGTGCGATCGTGGAAATTCAGTTGAAGCGGCTCGTCTCGCTGCTGGGTGATCGCAAGATCTCGCTCGAACTGGATGAGGATGCCCGCAGCTGGCTCGCCAACAAGGGCTATGATCCCGCTTACGGCGCACGTCCGCTGAAGCGGGTGATCCAGAAGTCGGTTCAGGACAGGCTTGCCGAAATGATCCTCGGCGGGGAAATCCCCGATGGTTCGCGGGTCAAGGTGACGTCCGGCACGGACCGGCTGCTGTTCAAGGTCAAGCCTCCGAAGGGCGAGGCCGAAACCGAAACGGCCGATGCGGCATAAAACTAAAGGGCTCCGGAAACGGAGCCCTTTTCATTTGATCTGCTTTTCGGACCGCAAAATGCCGGCGGATTACCGGCTCGCCACCTGATTTGGTTTGTCCTCGATGTTGAGCAGGTTGTCGATGCGCTTTCTCTCATCGGAGAAACGTGCGAGCGCATCACCGGAAAGCGATTTGCCGCCCGGCAGGCGCACTTTCATCGCATCGACTTTCGTGCCGTTGACGATCAGTTCGTAATGCAGGTGGGCGCCGGTCGAAAGGCCGGTCGATCCGACATAACCGATGACCTGACCCTGTCGGACCTTGGCGCCTTCGGTGACACCTTTGGCGATGGCGCTCTGGTGATTATAGGAAGAGACATAGCCATTGGCATGGCGCAGCAGGGTCTGGTTGCCGTAACCAGAGGCCCAGCCGGCCTTTTCGACAGTGCCGTTACCGGTTGCGATGATCGGCGTGCCGCGGGCGGCGGCCCAGTCGGTGCCGGTATGCATGCGGCTGAATTTCAGAACCGGGTGACGGCGCATGCCGAAACCGGATGTCATGCGGCCGTTCGGAACGGGGTTACGCAACAGGAACTGCCGTATGCTTTTGCCGTTCTCGTCGAAATAATCGATACTGTTGTCTTCAGGGTTCTGGAACCGGTAAAACCGCGTCTCGTTGTCGCCGAACTTGGCGTTGACGTAGAGCAGCTCCGACTTGTCGGTGGCCTTGCCATCGGCGTCTTCCACGGAGAAGAATGCTTCCAGCGTATCCGCCGGCTTGAGCTGCGCCTGAAAATCGACGCTGCTGGCCAGAAGCTTGATAAGCTGGGAAACCATGCTCTGGTTCATGCCGTAAGCGAGAGCCGCGCGGTAGACACCGTCATAGACGCTGGGCAGGTCGCGGCCAGCCGCAGGCGCCGGCGTACTGTCGAAGGCGGTCGCCACAGCGTCGAGTTTCGGCGGTTCGCTGGCCTTGATGAAGTTTTTGCGGTCATCGACGGCCATGGTGACCATGTGACGGCCCTTGCGATAAAGGCTGACGCGCACGATGTCGCTTTTTTCGTCTTCCTGAATAATGCCGACGCGCAGCACATCACCGCTTTCGACATTGTTCGACTGGAGTTGCGGTGACAGCAGCCCGGCGATTTCCGATGATTGTACCTTGGAGTAACCCGCGCCGAACAAAGCAGCCTCGATGGTCTCGGTCTGGCGGGCAGGGATCACGTCGTCGGCATATTCCTTGACCGGCACCGATGCCGATTGCGGGGTTGAAACCGACATATTCTGTTCAACGACACGGGCGGCGAGGCCGGCCGTGATATCGACATCACCTTCATCATTATCAAAGCGGCGCGGGTCGATGTAATAAAGCGCGGCAACTTGCTCATTGCCATCCGTCAGGATCGAGCCATTCGATCGTACCGCTTCCTCCACCTCGTCAAAGCTCAAGGAGCCGGCAAAGGCATATTTGGAGTGCAGGACCGGAAAGGCTACAGTCTTCAGGCTGACTTCGGATTCAACCTCGGAGCCGTAGATCGTTCCCGTGCGGCTCGGTGCAGGCGCGGCTGCGTCCTTGTCGTCGTTGCTCGCGAAAATGTTTAAGGGATCGAAGGCGGGATAATCATCCTGCTTGGCATAATTCGCTGCCAGCGGAATTTTGACGTGAGAGAAGGGAACCTTGCGGACCACTTCCTTGTCGCCTTCATTGATGACAGTCGAGACTTCCATGATCGACCGGTCGGATGGCCGGGCCGCGATATTCGGGGCGATAAGGCGCGTGCCGCGGCGCGCGGCTTCCGTCGCATTGTTACCCATGTCCGCCTTCGCGAAGGCTTCGGCGGGAATGGCGAGCTGCTGACGACCGTCCAGAGCTGCAAACAGAGCCACACCCATCAATATGGAAGAAGTGATGCCGGTCAGAAATGTACCGGAGAGCCATCGCAGCGAAATTTCGCGACGATCGGGTGCACGGCGCCCTTCCGCCAGAATTGGCGGTTCCGTGCCTAGCGACCGGATCACATTGCGATCCGCAGTCATACCAGCTGTGCCCCGTCGGTCATGCGCTCTCCAGAAACTTCAGGCGAAGGTGTGCAACTTTCAAAGCCATGAGTCAAATTGATCGACGCATCGAAAGATATGTCGCAACAGCCTACATAAGAACACGCGCACGCATGCCCGCATTAACGCTTCGTTGGCAAAGCAATTAGCGAGGAACCGGGCCAAAAGAAGGCGCGGGGCTCGACTTGATGTCGCGGGCTCCGTTCTCCTGTGCAAAACCGGCAGCGATGTGGCGTCTTTTGCAGCGGAACGTCACTGAAAATTGAAATTATTTAGGAAAATCAATTAATTGGAATATTTCTCTGAAATTTCCGATTTGTGCTGTTGACTTGTTTGAGGTGATGGATTTATAAGTCCGCTCACTGAACGAGGGCGGCGGCGCTGCTGGCGACGACGACTTTCGTTCTAAAGAAATCAAGTTGATGAGCTGATTGCTTGTTGGTTTCCCGGGGTTTTTGCTTTGGGTCGATTGATTTTGTGACTGTTTGAGCGGTCTGTTTTTTGACAATTGAATATGAGAAGAAAGAGAAACGTGGGCGGCGAAGCTTGCGGGGTCTGAAGGTAATTTGGATCTCTGGAATAGACTTTGACGGTCACGTTTTGAACAAGAGAATACACCTCATTATTATCGCAGAGATGCGGATG
This window harbors:
- the clpB gene encoding ATP-dependent chaperone ClpB, which codes for MNIEKYSERVRGFLQSAQTFALAENHQQFSAEHVLKVLLDDEQGMAASLIERAGGDAKEARLANDAALAKLPKVSGGNGGLSLTAPLAKVFSTAEDLAKKAGDSFVTVERLLQALAIESSASTSASLKKAGATAQALNQVINDIRKGRTADSANAEQGFDALKKYARDLTEEAREGKLDPVIGRDDEIRRTIQVLSRRTKNNPVLIGEPGVGKTAIAEGLALRIVNGDVPESLKDKKLMALDMGALIAGAKYRGEFEERLKAVLNEVQAENGGIILFIDEMHTLVGAGKADGAMDASNLLKPALARGELHCVGATTLDEYRKHVEKDPALARRFQPVLVDEPTVEDTISILRGLKEKYEQHHKVRISDSALVAAATLSNRYITDRFLPDKAIDLMDEAASRLRMQVDSKPEELDELDRRIIQLKIEREALKQETDQSSVDRLKKLEDELADTEEKADALTARWQAEKQKLGHAADLKKRLDEARNELAIAQRNGQFQRAGELTYGIIPGLEKELAAAEARDSSGAGSMVQEVVTPDNIAHVVSRWTGIPVDKMLEGQREKLLRMEDELAKSVVGQGEAVQAVSKAVRRSRAGLQDPNRPIGSFIFLGPTGVGKTELTKSLARFLFDDETAMVRLDMSEYMEKHSVARLIGAPPGYVGYEEGGALTEAVRRRPYQVVLFDEIEKAHPDVFNVLLQVLDDGRLTDGQGRTVDFKNTIIIMTSNLGSEFMTQMGDNDDVDSVRELVMERVRSHFRPEFLNRIDDIILFHRLRRDEMGAIVEIQLKRLVSLLGDRKISLELDEDARSWLANKGYDPAYGARPLKRVIQKSVQDRLAEMILGGEIPDGSRVKVTSGTDRLLFKVKPPKGEAETETADAA
- a CDS encoding DUF4167 domain-containing protein codes for the protein MRPGQQNKRGRGRGSNNNNNNNNGGGNNNFNRKGGNPLTRTYDSSGPDVKIRGTAQHIAEKYAALARDAQSSGDRVIAENYLQHAEHYNRIIATAQAQMQERFQRDDRGEYNSAETDADDMDGNDGDDGVVASQQHSEQVERVQQPERQERTERSEPRQERRERPDRRERQERQPRQPQVSAEQQPPVYDASQAPQPVIEGTPMEVAVEEEQQQAEAPATERAPKTRRATTPRPRRPRRAAAAEGAEGEDAPAGEDATPATLENAAE
- a CDS encoding M23 family metallopeptidase, yielding MTADRNVIRSLGTEPPILAEGRRAPDRREISLRWLSGTFLTGITSSILMGVALFAALDGRQQLAIPAEAFAKADMGNNATEAARRGTRLIAPNIAARPSDRSIMEVSTVINEGDKEVVRKVPFSHVKIPLAANYAKQDDYPAFDPLNIFASNDDKDAAAPAPSRTGTIYGSEVESEVSLKTVAFPVLHSKYAFAGSLSFDEVEEAVRSNGSILTDGNEQVAALYYIDPRRFDNDEGDVDITAGLAARVVEQNMSVSTPQSASVPVKEYADDVIPARQTETIEAALFGAGYSKVQSSEIAGLLSPQLQSNNVESGDVLRVGIIQEDEKSDIVRVSLYRKGRHMVTMAVDDRKNFIKASEPPKLDAVATAFDSTPAPAAGRDLPSVYDGVYRAALAYGMNQSMVSQLIKLLASSVDFQAQLKPADTLEAFFSVEDADGKATDKSELLYVNAKFGDNETRFYRFQNPEDNSIDYFDENGKSIRQFLLRNPVPNGRMTSGFGMRRHPVLKFSRMHTGTDWAAARGTPIIATGNGTVEKAGWASGYGNQTLLRHANGYVSSYNHQSAIAKGVTEGAKVRQGQVIGYVGSTGLSTGAHLHYELIVNGTKVDAMKVRLPGGKSLSGDALARFSDERKRIDNLLNIEDKPNQVASR
- the prmC gene encoding peptide chain release factor N(5)-glutamine methyltransferase, whose protein sequence is MSGAEGTVSTELAAARKRLQAAGVADPLLDARLLIGEVIAFSLTDFVMKPDRPLTQEEQARIASMIERRAGGEPVHRILGHREFHGLDLLLSKDTLEPRPDTEVLVDTLLPALKEAVSHKGSARILDLGTGTGAICLALLKECPDATGIGSDISTGALETAAKNASRNGLETRFEIMQSDWFEKISGRFDIIVSNPPYIRSDIVTTLDREVRHHDPMAALDGGQDGLAPYRLIAADAGCFLVENGIVGVEIGFDQRLDVSTIFASNGFSLVEAVKDYGGNDRVLIFRR
- the prfA gene encoding peptide chain release factor 1; the encoded protein is MAKLPVEKMRELERRFGEIEARMSAGPAADVYVKLASEYSELQPVVNKIRDYEKAIAEAADLQALLADRTTDRDMRDLAEMELPEVEACIGELEKDMQVLLLPKDAADEKSAILEIRAGTGGSEAALFAGDLFRMYERFASTKGWKVEVLSASEGEAGGYKEIIATISGRGVFSKLKFESGVHRVQRVPETEASGRIHTSAATVAVLPEAEDIDVEIRPEDIRIDTMRASGAGGQHVNTTDSAVRITHLPTGLIVTSSEKSQHQNRAKAMQVLRSRLYDIERQKVDSERSADRKSQVGSGDRSERIRTYNFPQGRVTDHRINLTLYKLDRMIEGEIDELVDALIADYQAGQLALLGEQQL